The Fuscovulum sp. sequence GGCGGTGGCTGCGCAGATTCAGGGGCTGTATCTGTGTTCGCTGTCCTGCCGGTCGATCATCTACAAGGGCATGATGCTGGCCGAGCAGGTGGCGGTGTTCTATCCCGACCTGATGGATGAGCGGTTTGAATCGTCTTTCGCGATCTATCACCAGCGCTATTCCACCAACACCTTCCCGCAATGGTGGCTGGCGCAGCCGTTCCGGATGCTGGCGCATAACGGCGAGATCAACACGCTGAAGGGCAACGTCAACTGGATGCGGAGCCACGAGATCCGCATGGCCTCCAACAACTTTGGCGACGCGGCCGAGGACATCAAGCCGATCATCCCGTCGGGTACGTCGGACAGTGGTGCGCTGGATGCGGTGTTCGAGGTGCTGGTGCGGTCGGGGCGCAGCGCCCCGATGGCCAAGACGATGCTGGTGCCCGAGGCGTGGAGCAAGACCACGACCGATATGCCGCAGGCATGGGCGGACATGTATGCCTATTGCAACAGCGTGATGGAGCCGTGGGACGGACCTGCCGCGCTTGCCATGACGGATGGGCGCTGGGTCTGTGGCGGGTTGGATCGCAACGGGTTGCGGCCGATGCGCTATGTCATCACCGGTGACGGGATGCTGATCGCCGGGTCAGAAGCCGGGATGGTGCCGGTGGATGAAACCACGGTGCGCGAAAAGGGCGCGCTGGGGCCGGGGCAGATGATCGCGGTCGATATGGCCGAGGGGCGGCTGTATCACGACGCAGAAATGAAGGACAAACTGGCAGGGAGCCAGCCTTATGGCGCGTGGATCGACAAGATTGTCGATCTGAACAGCCTGCTGCGCGATGTGCCGGAGGGCGCGCTGTTTTCGGGTGCCGACCTGCGCCGCCGCCAGATTGCCGCCGGCTACACGGTGGAAGAGCTGGAACAAGTGCTGGCCCCGATGGCCGAGGATGGCAAGGAGATGGTCGCCAGCATGGGGGATGACACCCCGGCAGCGGTTCTGTCCAAGGTCTATCGCCCGCTGAGCCATTTCTTCCGCCAGAACTTTAGCCAGGTGACCAACCCGCCGATCGACTCGCTGCGCGAGGGGCGCGTGATGAGCCTGAAGACGCGGTTCGGGAATCTGCGGAACGTGCTGGATGAAAACTCCAGCCAGACGGAAATTCTGGTGCTGGAAAGCCCGTTCATCGCGAATGCCGAATTCGATGTGATGGTGAAGCAGTTCGGCGATCAGGTGGCCTTCATCGACTGCACCTTCCCGGTGTCGCCGGAGCTGGACGATCTGCGGCAGGGGCTGGAGCGTATCCGAGCCGAGGCCGAGGATGCCGTGCGGTCGGGTGCCGGACATCTGGTGCTGACGGACCAGCATCAGGGGCCGGACCGGGTGCCGATGCCGATGATCCTGGCCACCAGCGCGGTGCATAGCTGGTTGACGCGCAAGGGGCTGCGGACGTTCTGTTCGATCAACGTGCGGTCGGCGGAGTGCATTGATCCGCATTACTTTGCGGTGCTGATTGGCTGTGGTGCCACCACGGTGAACGCCTATCTGGCGCAGGATTCGATTGCCGACCGGATTTCGCGCGGGTTGCTGGATGGCAGCCTGACGGATGCGATGCGGCGCTATCGCGATGCGATTGATGCGGGTCTGTTGAAGATCATGTCGAAGATGGGGATTTCGGTGATCTCCAGCTATCGCGGCGGGCTGAACTTTGAGGCGGTGGGTCTGAGCCGTGCGATGGTGGCGGAGTATTTCCCCGGCATGCATTCCCGGATTTCGGGCATCGGTCTGACGGGGATCGAGCAGAAGCTGGAAGAGGTGCATGCCAAGGGCTGGCTGGGGGGCGCGGATGTGCTGCCCATCGGCGGGTTCTACAAGGCGCGGCGGTCGGGCGAAAAGCACGCCTGGGAAGCGCAGACGATGCACATGCTGCAATCGGCCTGTGACCGGGCGAGCTATGACCTGTGGAAGCAGTATTCCGCAGCGATGCGGGCAAACCCGCCGATCCATCTGCGCGACCTGCTGGACATCAAGACGCTGGGCAAGCCCGTGCCGATTGAAGAGGTGGAGTCGATCACCAGCATCCGTAAGCGGTTCGTGACGCCGGGGATGAGCCTTGGGGCGCTGTCGCCCGAGGCGCATAAGACGCTGAACGTGGCGATGAACCGGATCGGGGCGAAGAGTGACTCGGGCGAGGGTGGCGAGGACCCGGCGCATTTCGTGCCGGAGCCGAACGGCGACAACCCCTCGGCCAAGATCAAGCAGGTGGCATCGGGGCGCTTTGGCGTGACGGCGGAATACCTGAACGCCTGCGAGGAGTTGGAGATCAAGGTGGCGCAGGGCGCGAAGCCCGGCGAAGGCGGGCAGTTGCCGGGCATGAAGGTGACGGCACTGATCGCGCGGCTGCGCCATTCGACGCCGGGGGTGACGCTGATTTCGCCGCCGCCGCACCATGACATCTATTCCATCGAGGATCTGGCGCAGCTGATCTATGACCTGAAGCAGATCAACCCGCGCGCCAAGGTGACGGTGAAGCTGGTGTCCTCATCCGGCGTGGGGACGATTGCGGCGGGCGTGGCCAAGGCCAAGGCCGATGTGATCCTGATTTCCGGCCATAACGGCGGAACGGGGGCGTCGCCTGCCACGTCGATCAAATACGCGGGCCTGCCCTGGGAAATGGGCCTGACCGAGGCGCATCAGGTGCTGAGCATGAACAACCTGCGCGAGCGGGTGACGCTGCGCACGGATGGCGGGCTGCGGACGGGGCGCGATGTGGTGATGGCGGCAATGCTGGGGGCCGAGGAATACGGCATCGGCACGGCGGCGCTGATCGCCATGGGCTGCATCATGGTGCGCCAGTGCCAGAGCAACACCTGCCCCGTGGGCGTCTGCACCCAGAACGAGGCGCTGCGCGCCAAGTTCACCGGGGATGCGGACAAGGTGGTGAACCTGATCACCTTCTACGCACAGGAAGTGCGGGAAATTCTGGCGCAGATCGGTGCGCGGTCGATGGATGAGATCATCGGGCGGGCGGACCTGCTGACGCAGGTTTCGCGTGGGTCGGCCGCGCTGGATGATCTGGACCTGAACCCGCTGCTGATCACGGTCGATGGGGCATCCAAGATCACCTATGACCGGTCCAAGCCGCGCAATGCGGTGCCGGACACGCTGGATGCGGAAATCATCCGCGACGGCGCGCGGTTCTTTGAGGATGGCGAGAAGATGCAACTGTCCTATGCGGTGCGGAACACGCATCGCACCATCGGGACGCGGGCCTCGAGCCATATCGTGAAGAAGTTCGGGATGCGCAACAGCCTGCAGCACGACCATCTGACGGTAAAGCTGTCAGGGTCCTGCGGGCAGTCTCTGGGCGCGTTTGCCGTGCAGGGGTTGAAGATCGAGGTGCAGGGCGATGCCAACGACTATGTGGGCAAGGGCCTGTCGGGCGGGATGATCACCGTGCGGCCGTTGATGTCTTCGCCGTTGCGGGCCGAGGAGAACACGATCATCGGCAACACGGTGCTCTATGGTGCGACGGATGGCTATCTGTTCGCCAGCGGTCGTGCGGGTGAGCGGTTCGGGGTGCGCAATTCGGGGGCCAAGGTGGTCGTCGAGGGCTGCGGATCGAATGGCTGCGAATACATGACCGGCGGCGTGGCCGTGATCCTTGGCCGGATCGGCGCGAACTTTGGCGCAGGCATGACCGGGGGGATGGCCTATGTCTATGATCCCGATGGCGTGGCCGAGGATTTCATGAACCTTGAATCGATCCTGACCTGCGGCATCGGGCACCCGCATTGGGAGGCCCAGGTGAAGGGGCTGATCGAGCGGCACCATGCAGAGACGGGTTCACAGATCGCAGGCCGCATTCTGGCGAACTGGGAGGCTGAGCGGGGCAATTTCCTGCAGATCTGCCCGAAAGAGATGCTGCCGCATCTGGCGCATCCCCTGTCGGACGAGGCGGCGCGGGTTCCGGCGGAGTGAGGCATGGGCGGCCCCAACGAATTTTCCTGCGAAAATTCAGGGGCCGCCGCGCCTGATTTTTCGCAGGAAAATCGTTGGCGTCGGCCTGTGCGCGTGATCATGCCGGACTGCGCGCCTTGACCCCGGCACCCTGCCCGTGGCTATTGTCGCGACCATGACGGACAGCCCAGAGAAACCCGCGAAGAAGCCGCGCAAGGCGGCCGAAAAGGCCGCTCCGGCCCCAGTGCCGCCGCTGCGGCGGGTGCTGCGCTGGGCGGGGCGGATCGCGGCGGGGATTGCCGTGCTTTATGCGGCGCTGATCCTGATGTTTTCCTTCGTGCCGCCGCCGATCAACTTCTATCAGCTGGGCGAGGCGGCGCGGCTGGGCGGGATCGAGAAGGACTGGGTGTCGTTCGAGGAGATGGCCCCGGTGATGGCGCGGTCGGCTGTGGCGGCGGAGGATGCGAATTTCTGCCTGCATTGGGGGTTCGACATGGCGGCCATCCGCGAGGCGGTGGCGCAGGGGTCGGACCGGGGGGCATCGA is a genomic window containing:
- the gltB gene encoding glutamate synthase large subunit, giving the protein MTIYDDAWVKAEEAKRAWLDANGLYKTDDEHSSCGVGLVVSISGKPSRKVVENGINALKAVWHRGAVDADGKTGDGAGIHVQIPVKFFYDVVRRTGHEPDATKLIAVGQVFLPRTDFGAQERCRTIVETEVLRMGHYIYGWRHVPVNTEVLGDKANATRPEIEQILIRCEKDIDQEQFERELYIIRRRIEKAAVAAQIQGLYLCSLSCRSIIYKGMMLAEQVAVFYPDLMDERFESSFAIYHQRYSTNTFPQWWLAQPFRMLAHNGEINTLKGNVNWMRSHEIRMASNNFGDAAEDIKPIIPSGTSDSGALDAVFEVLVRSGRSAPMAKTMLVPEAWSKTTTDMPQAWADMYAYCNSVMEPWDGPAALAMTDGRWVCGGLDRNGLRPMRYVITGDGMLIAGSEAGMVPVDETTVREKGALGPGQMIAVDMAEGRLYHDAEMKDKLAGSQPYGAWIDKIVDLNSLLRDVPEGALFSGADLRRRQIAAGYTVEELEQVLAPMAEDGKEMVASMGDDTPAAVLSKVYRPLSHFFRQNFSQVTNPPIDSLREGRVMSLKTRFGNLRNVLDENSSQTEILVLESPFIANAEFDVMVKQFGDQVAFIDCTFPVSPELDDLRQGLERIRAEAEDAVRSGAGHLVLTDQHQGPDRVPMPMILATSAVHSWLTRKGLRTFCSINVRSAECIDPHYFAVLIGCGATTVNAYLAQDSIADRISRGLLDGSLTDAMRRYRDAIDAGLLKIMSKMGISVISSYRGGLNFEAVGLSRAMVAEYFPGMHSRISGIGLTGIEQKLEEVHAKGWLGGADVLPIGGFYKARRSGEKHAWEAQTMHMLQSACDRASYDLWKQYSAAMRANPPIHLRDLLDIKTLGKPVPIEEVESITSIRKRFVTPGMSLGALSPEAHKTLNVAMNRIGAKSDSGEGGEDPAHFVPEPNGDNPSAKIKQVASGRFGVTAEYLNACEELEIKVAQGAKPGEGGQLPGMKVTALIARLRHSTPGVTLISPPPHHDIYSIEDLAQLIYDLKQINPRAKVTVKLVSSSGVGTIAAGVAKAKADVILISGHNGGTGASPATSIKYAGLPWEMGLTEAHQVLSMNNLRERVTLRTDGGLRTGRDVVMAAMLGAEEYGIGTAALIAMGCIMVRQCQSNTCPVGVCTQNEALRAKFTGDADKVVNLITFYAQEVREILAQIGARSMDEIIGRADLLTQVSRGSAALDDLDLNPLLITVDGASKITYDRSKPRNAVPDTLDAEIIRDGARFFEDGEKMQLSYAVRNTHRTIGTRASSHIVKKFGMRNSLQHDHLTVKLSGSCGQSLGAFAVQGLKIEVQGDANDYVGKGLSGGMITVRPLMSSPLRAEENTIIGNTVLYGATDGYLFASGRAGERFGVRNSGAKVVVEGCGSNGCEYMTGGVAVILGRIGANFGAGMTGGMAYVYDPDGVAEDFMNLESILTCGIGHPHWEAQVKGLIERHHAETGSQIAGRILANWEAERGNFLQICPKEMLPHLAHPLSDEAARVPAE